The genomic interval aGGCAATATAAATGTTGCCAGGACATTGAGAATGAGTGTTAATCTTGAGGCTGGTTTTTAAATagttaaacatatttttagtttatttaataatgactattaaaaatttaatagaagagTATATttgtctaaataaaaattattaaattctttcctttattaattatatgccAAACTGAACAACGGAAATTAAtctcttcatcattttctactcattttctttctcctcctcACTTTTCCCTTCCTCTCCTCTCTCCTCCTTTCTTGCAACCGAACATGACCTACAAGTCCTTCCAGTAATTTTGATGCTATCAAGTATCAATAGCTCAAACATGAAATTGCTACAATCCATACCTTGATCAAGTTTTTGATTTCACCATCCATCCTTGCTGCTCTCTAATTAATCTTCAGTTTCTTTGATTTGCAGATATCGATCGCTGACTATTCCTCTCGCCGTTGATGTCCCTTGTGGTCATCTTTTAAATCTAATACTGGCTTTAATATCAAGAAAGGGGttctcactctttttttttttttttcattttcacaaAAATATGTCGTTCATGCCTTGTCGAAGTTgatattattctatttataaatgaaaggaaaaaaaaatgaaaatgtacACACAAACACAGACACTATATTTATGGATGTTAACCGGAGTTGAAAtgctaaatattaattaacattatttttccaaaaaaaaaaaatattaattaacaatatataaccCATGCATGTGCCAAAACCAAGATCACTAGCcattagtattttttaatacgGGATGTTAACCAAAATGATGCTTCCAGTTTCCACGTAATGTAAACCAGaatctttaattataataagagtAGAGCTATTAGCACCCCTTCAATCTCCTATCAAAACCCCCTCTTTGACATCTATACTTTTACCCTCATTACCCTCAATTAAGATTACATTAAAAAGAACAGTATAAAATAAGAGTACTAGTGATGTTAACATCCTAACAAAACTTTTTACCGTGTCCCTATTTTGGACATCAtcataaaacaagtaaaataattacaatgtagtttgtcaattatgatgaattttgaattatattgctagctattgatttttttttttttaatcaatgaaCCATTTTCTACAGTGGATAGGATCCGCCATCAACACCTCCTACAACTATTACTTCTCaagaaactgataaaaaatttgcaattcaatttaaaaaatttatgttgaacTTGTTGACTAACAAATGTATAATGTAGTTATTAAGtttagaattctttttttttttaaaaaaagaaaagcttaGAACTTGTTTAGTGATTTGCAGTTTTCTTATCAAACCACTAAAATATTTCTACCAATACAATACGTTGAGTTTTCTTCTGTCACCATGCATTTTTTGATATTGTCAAACTCATATGAGAAGGTTGACCAACTGACTAATTTTAACGAATGTAACTACCAAAGAAAAGGAGTTGGGAGATAGAATTGTGTAATTTACGTAATATTTGAGACTTGACAAATTGATGCGCCTTTAGGCAAAAGTGAATAGGGTTATTTGTGGAAATTCTTTTGGTATTAATAGATGTAATatgatatttcaaattattttatgggatatgtttagaaaaaaaaggggTTTTACGAGATTAATAATGGGGGGACAATAGCTTCActcttattctaatttatttcaataccAACCGctcatttgagattttttttagaagtttaaaagtgattttaaaaaattaaatgttaaattatcataagtattataatttagtCTATGATAACAAAGAATCACTTTGAACTGAGAAGCTcgtgattttttaaaaagctaTGTATTTATTCTTCCACGTTTTCATATTTAACAAGAATATGATTTTAGATTATAAATCTAACAAGTTTAGACACGATTTATCATATAGAGTACGAAGTATTtcatctaaataattttaaattattttgttcatgaacataattaataGTGTTTTCATGGTCAATTGTCATCACATGTTAATAATCAATTGAGATAATTTTAGGGCTTaggcaaaataattttaaattattttgtttcaagaTTTAGCCTTGTCTATTCTTTCATATTTGGatcaaaataagaattaagaagCAATTTTGTATCTTGTACTTTTTCAGTGtcaaaataagaattataattaattttgaacgaaaaaaaaaaatttaaagatcttCCCATTTAATCTAAAACTATCAACTAACTTGTATGTTCAAGCTTTAATTAATTGCAGGATTCCGTATGTTATATTACTAATTCTTTAATATTACTATAGATCTTAtgaaagataatattttagattagGAAGAATTGTTGAATTCATGAATTCTTcatacatttatattttaatatcaaatataattgaaaaagaacgtttaaaaattaaacggATGGATGATTAGGGGCTTTATTGAAAAGTTACCAATTTCCCCTTAAGTTTACAGAGTTTCTGTTACAACCTACACAAGTTTATGGTTTCTATATTATGATCCCAATTGTTAGCCTACTCAActtaactaattttatgttatgttataGCCGattcaaatttagatttcTATATTATGGCCCCTCTCGAACCAAAATTCTAATTCCTCCTCTAGCCTTGATCAAAAGTAAAAAGTAGAAACTTGAAGTTATTGACAAACCAAACAAGGAAAAAAGCAGTGACAACATGAACATTGAATGAGTAAAGATAATAGGGGACTATGGGGAGTATGTTAAAGAGGAGTTTCTGATTTtatttggtattgaaatgATGTACTTTTCAAGTTACAATTGTTGTAGgaaaaaactttaattattaaataaatattaataatatataataaatacagttttaaaaataaatttgacaaaattaagtaatatataatatattttttataaaaatcaaatcaacttaacttttaaattataataactactatttactaaatattttaatattataccTAACTTTTAAGCTACGGTACCCAACATCAATCCCATATAAGGTCTTAATATgtaagtagtaataataactcAAATTTGTAACgcatacattaattaaaattttttcggCTCTCCATCCACTTTTTTGGGCCTTCTTTTGCCATTTGCATTGCAGCTCATCGATTCAATTTTtaagttcttttgattttagCATGGTTTAGTTCTAAGTAAGGATCACAGGCAACATGCTTCTTCATGATTCTAACACATTTACACAGAattgtatttgaaatttagaaacaaaactTGGGATTGAACAtgataactaattattttgcGTGGTGACTGATCTTCGtctaaaatacttttttttatttattaaaaagcaATTATAATCGAGGTAGTCAACAAAGTTTAAGTTACGATATTCAAAGAATTatcaaaagttttttttttaactttttaaaattcttttcggGTCAAAAGTTGGATTTGgaagactttttattttatttttttcctcttttgggTTCTTGCCGAACTCTAATTGTATAATTTCCTAAAATGGCTATAGAGATTAGAGATAAGCATTTTGAACTATAGCATAGATGAAAcagaaatgaaaagaataattaaagcaAGTTAATTTCAGATAAGGATTAGGGATACAATTGCTAGCTAGTGGTCAAAACAAACAGGACTTGTCCTGTCACTAAAGCAGCAAGTTACGTCATAATGCTTCTTACaaaatctaaagaaaagaagacCTCCGTTATGACCTTTTCCTCCAATTTGTTTCTGAATATTTGGGCGAAGAACAGCCACAAACCGGTTGCCGCCACAAATATCAACACTAAAGCTCCTGAAACTGCCCGGGGCAGCCGGCCACATCGCTTGATCAACTTCTTCTTGAGCCAAACCTCGATAGCTACACATACCCCATGAAGGACAAAAAACCACGTCACCTCCCACGAGGGTGGCACACGTgttagataataataaattacctCGTGCATTAGTCCCGACACAATAAAAGTGGCAACGACACCCAACAATTGCGGCCACATGTGCCCGACTTTATTACGTCTACAAATATATTGTACCGGATCGTATACGGTGGGACGTAGGATACTTGTGACCATTAGGTTCCATCTACGGCCCCAGAAGTCCTGCAGTGAGGTGGCTAGATAGGGTTCATTGAATTGTGGCTCGAGCGCAAAGCCAAGGACCCGAGCCGGGGTTGAACACAAGGCTAGGATCAGTTCTAGCTCAAGATAAACGTGGCAACAATATAGGGCTAAGACCACGTATTGGTGTAGATGCTGTCTATAttcataagcataaaatattGACAATAGAAGTAACAACTTTGTTACAAGTAAAAGTGACTTTAACGGCACttgatatgatttttgggTGCTTTGTTGATGAGGCTTTGTAACAATACCTTGAGGCgggtttggtttgaattttatcgGGAGACAGGCTACCAATATGAAATGGAAAAGTTTATGATGGAGTTGAGATGACAAAGGGCCTTGGTCAAAAGCGAAAAGCAGGAGTTTGAAGTTGGCAAGCCAAACAAGGAAGAAGGATGTGACGCCACAAAAATGTATGGAGGAAAGATTTAGAGGGAGGATGATGAAGAGGTAGAAGACGGGAAAGAGAGAGATGAGCCTTAAAAGTCCTTTCGGGAATTTTGATGCTATCAGGTAACAATAACTCAAACATGAAATTGCTAGAATCCATACCTTGATCAAGTTCTTGAGCTCGCCACCCATCTCTGCTACTCTCTAATTGTTCTTCAGCTTCT from Citrus sinensis cultivar Valencia sweet orange chromosome 9, DVS_A1.0, whole genome shotgun sequence carries:
- the LOC102630342 gene encoding probable long-chain-alcohol O-fatty-acyltransferase 1 — translated: MGGELKNLIKVWILAISCLSYCYLIASKFPKGLLRLISLFPVFYLFIILPLNLSSIHFCGVTSFFLVWLANFKLLLFAFDQGPLSSQLHHKLFHFILVACLPIKFKPNPPQGIVTKPHQQSTQKSYQVPLKSLLLVTKLLLLLSIFYAYEYRQHLHQYVVLALYCCHVYLELELILALCSTPARVLGFALEPQFNEPYLATSLQDFWGRRWNLMVTSILRPTVYDPVQYICRRNKVGHMWPQLLGVVATFIVSGLMHEVIYYYLTRVPPSWEVTWFFVLHGVCVAIEVWLKKKLIKRCGRLPRAVSGALVLIFVAATGLWLFFAQIFRNKLEEKVITEVFFSLDFVRSIMT